One stretch of Tepidibacter hydrothermalis DNA includes these proteins:
- the purD gene encoding phosphoribosylamine--glycine ligase, whose product MKVLVVGSGGREHAICHKLLNEDKASKIYCAPGNAGISEIAEIVDIKDSDIDGLIDFAKKNDIDITIVGPELSLVMGIVDEFEKNNMKIFGPNKACALLEGSKSYSKEFMIKHDIPTAKYKEFNNLDEAIKNVGIYGYPVVVKADGLAAGKGVIIATCEKEAVDSLNDMMQNKKFGSAGEKVIIEEFLTGIETSILTFVDNETIVPMVSAKDHKKVFDHEVGPNTGGMGTFSPSDIYNEDLQTEIDNKILKPIIDGLKKDNLKYKGILFIGLMITNDGPKVLEFNVRFGDPETQVVLTRLESSLIDIIESILDNKLKDTDIKWSDKKTVCVMLTSGGYPNNYEKGKVINIGDLDEDIVLFHSGTKREKENLVTNGGRVIGVSAKADTLKEATKKVYTNIDKIYFDGMHYRRDIGECE is encoded by the coding sequence ATGAAAGTTTTAGTAGTTGGAAGTGGTGGTAGAGAGCATGCTATTTGCCATAAGCTATTAAATGAAGATAAGGCCAGCAAAATATACTGTGCTCCCGGAAATGCAGGTATATCTGAGATTGCTGAAATTGTTGATATTAAGGATAGCGATATAGATGGTTTAATTGATTTTGCAAAGAAAAATGATATAGATATTACTATAGTAGGACCTGAACTTTCTCTTGTAATGGGAATAGTTGATGAGTTTGAAAAGAATAATATGAAGATATTTGGACCTAACAAAGCTTGTGCACTTCTTGAGGGAAGTAAGAGTTATTCTAAAGAGTTTATGATAAAACACGATATTCCTACTGCTAAATACAAGGAATTTAATAATTTAGATGAAGCTATAAAAAACGTTGGTATATACGGATATCCTGTTGTGGTTAAGGCTGATGGTCTTGCTGCTGGAAAAGGTGTAATAATAGCTACTTGTGAAAAGGAAGCTGTTGATAGCTTGAATGATATGATGCAAAATAAAAAATTTGGATCAGCTGGAGAAAAAGTAATAATAGAGGAATTCTTAACTGGCATAGAGACATCTATACTCACTTTTGTAGACAATGAAACTATAGTACCTATGGTAAGTGCAAAGGATCACAAGAAAGTATTTGACCATGAGGTTGGACCAAATACTGGAGGAATGGGAACATTCTCACCAAGTGATATATACAATGAAGATTTACAAACAGAGATAGATAATAAAATATTAAAACCTATAATAGATGGTTTGAAAAAAGATAATTTAAAATATAAAGGTATACTTTTCATAGGACTTATGATAACAAATGATGGCCCAAAGGTTTTAGAGTTTAATGTTAGATTTGGGGATCCTGAAACACAGGTAGTTTTAACAAGACTTGAAAGTAGTTTGATAGATATAATAGAGAGCATATTAGATAATAAATTAAAAGATACTGATATAAAATGGAGTGATAAGAAAACTGTTTGTGTAATGCTAACATCAGGTGGATATCCTAATAACTACGAAAAAGGAAAAGTTATAAACATAGGTGATTTAGACGAAGATATAGTTTTATTCCATAGTGGTACTAAAAGAGAAAAAGAAAATTTAGTAACAAATGGAGGAAGAGTTATAGGGGTAAGTGCAAAGGCAGATACTTTAAAGGAAGCTACGAAAAAAGTATATACAAATATAGATAAGATATATTTTGATGGAATGCATTATAGAAGAGATATTGGGGAGTGTGAGTAA